Genomic segment of Arachis stenosperma cultivar V10309 chromosome 4, arast.V10309.gnm1.PFL2, whole genome shotgun sequence:
ttttataaactcAGCAGCAACTAATCGGTTTTATAGTGGCAAGGCACTCAACCAAGGACCAAGTCTTGTTCTACTCTAAGGAAGCAAGTTTAGCACTCATGGCATCATGCCAATGCAAATGTTTATTGGCTTCCCTATATGAATAAGGCTCAAGTTCAACATGTAGAGATGATATGTAGGTATagtgagaagaagaaaaagaagaaagtgaaaGCACAGAGGATAGGGGATATCGACAGATTGAGGTGGCTGGGGTATAGTAGGCATGAGAGAAGAGTTGCATAAGTAGTCCCAAAGATTTTTTAGGAGACGGGTGGGGCAACTGCTCCGTCGCAGAGGTCGTGCGACCATGTGTAAAAGGGGAGGAGAGGATGGGGGTGATGTGATGTTAGGGTTTGGTGAAGGGGACGAAGAAGGGGGTGTTAGTGGCGGGAAAAGGTTGTGATGAAGGTGAAGATAGTGGAGGGGATGATGTAGGTGACAAGAAAGATGAGAGTGTGATAAGGAGCGTGGATTTTGCTGGAGAAAAAAGTGATGGAAGCAGTAGGGAGGATGGGGCTTGAGTATGTGTGGTTGAAGGTATAATAATGTGTGGGTCTTTGGGTAAGGAAATGTTAAAGAGTGGGTTAGAGGCTGGGTCATTTGAAGAAGTTAAAGGCCTAATAAGAAGAGATGGCTGAAATTGAACTTGTGTTGATGGATTATTAATttatgaacaaaaaaaattttgaatggGTATCGAGGATGGAATGGGTTGTTGATGTTTGGCCAATGAGAAGAACAATTCATGAAAGATGACATTTCTGGacacaataaatttttttgtcatGTAAAGTGTAAACAATGTACcctttatccttgttaataACTAAGACAAACAGCTTTGTTTGCACAAGGATCAAATTTGGAACGATAAACTAGAAGAGTTGAAGCATAGCATAAACAACCAAAAATCTTTAAATCATGATAAAGGGGTggttttttgaataaaattttaggTTAAGTATGGTTTTAGTCCCAAAGGTTTTCAGCCAGAATTGAAACCGTCTCtcatctaattttttatttagaatcatccttaacgttttttcgtattaaaatcgtccttttaaataaaaattttaatttaattccttACTACccctattttaataaaaaaataaaatttttaaaaaataaaaaaaaaacacgttCTGGGGGAGGGGGCAAAGGAAACGCGTTGGGGGTGGGGGGAAGGAAACACGttggggtgggggtggggggaaAGGAAATGCGAGAGGGAGGGGAAGAGTCCATAGCCGCCGCCACCATCGCTGATCCGCCCACGAGCCACCGCCGGAACCACGACCAGAGGAAGACGTCACCGCCTTCCCTTCATGTATCTTTCTGCCGCCACCGTGGAGTGCGTCGCCGGGAAGGGGAGCCTGAGCTGCCGATCTACCCAGCCGTGGAGTGTGTCGCCACCGTTCATGCATGCTCCTGCCACGGCCGATCTACCCAGCTACCGTCGCTCTTCGCCTTCTGCATCTACTTCTTTGTGCTTTGAATTTCTGATTTGGCTTTGTGTTGGATTTATTGATTTGTTGCTTTCTGTTTCTGCTTGTGTTAAATTTGTGTTGGTTTTGTTACTTTTCTGCTTTATGTTTCTACTTCTCtggtggaggtggaggtggaggtgAGGGGTGGGAGAAGGGGAGacggggagggggaggggacGCGGGGTGGGGTGGGGTGGGGAAGGGAAGACGGGGAGGGGGAGGAGGAAGGGGAAAGGGTGGAGGGAAACGGCAGCGGCGTTGGTGGTGGTGTTAGTGGTGGTGTTGGTGGTGTTGGTGGAGGTTGTGGCAGTagtgttggtgttggtggtggtggtggtggaggtaaTTGTGTTGGTAGTGGTgagggtatttttgtccaaaaaaaaataaaaaagacgattttaatacgaaaaaaacaTTAATGATGATTCTAAATCGGAAATTAGATGAGGGACGATTTCGATTCTGGCTGGAAACCTTTGGGACCAAAACTATACTTAaccctaaaattttaaaaagggtttTAAAATCAACCATGGAAGATATGACTCTATTTATCAATATACAACATGATTGATGGCATATGACCAAAAACTAAGAggaacatttgattgaaaaatgaatgcACGTgcaatatttaaaaaatgttgATGTTTCTGCTCTACTATTCCATCTTTTGAGGGATCTCAACGCAACTACATTGATGTCCTTTAGCAGAAAAAAATCAGATAGAAGAAATTCAGGTCTATTatcgaaataaataaatttgactTTAAATTAAAGTGAGTTTCTAttaatacaataaaaattttaatatgttgTGAAATCTCATTTTTGGTTCTCAATAAAACAACCCAAGTAAATCTACTAAAATAATCAACAAtggttaaaaaatatttataattatgaatAGAATTTTGTCTGAAAGGATCccaaatatcaaaatataataacttaaaaatatCATTAGCTTTGATAAAgctttgagaaaaaaaaaagctttcTTTGCTTTGAAAAATGATATACATCACAAGGTTTTTCATGGTGTGAAGAGATAAAAGAAAATTGTTTATTTCAAATATTAATCCTATGTCCAGAAAGATGTCCCAAGCAAAAATGTCATAAGTTGGATTGGGTGATAGGAGTAGTGCGTGTGGAATTGATGAAGGATGAGGATGGCGGATGATTGATGTCAAGAACCTTCTTAAAAATGTACAATCTTCTCTCATTCTACCCAAACCAATCATCCTCAAGTTGTTAGATTCCTGTAAGGTACATGAAAATTTTAAAACGTAAGCTCACAATTTTGCATGGTTGTAACCTTAgaaatgaaaatcaagttgaaATGGAATTGAGGTAAGTAAAGACGTTAGAAAgaattaaaaaagaagaaacttTTGCGACACCGTTATAATTTGCAATAGCTTGAGAACCATTTGGCATATGAATAATAATTGGATTGATTTTTGAATAAGAggtataaagaaaaaaataagagaaaatattATCAGTTGCACCAGAATCAAATATTTAAGTACCAGAAAATATTATATAAGAAGATATATGATTTAAAATAGTAAAGTAAAGGAAGAATAAAGTATATGAATATCCAAACTTGGGCTAGGAAGAAGCTCAGTTTGAGAGGGAGTATTATCCTTAGTATCATCTGTAAATGCTGATGTGCCTCGGCCTATCTCAAGAATGCCATGTGTGTTGTGCTGAGAAGGAGTGAGTGCAAGATTGGGCCAAGACAAGGCCCGATCCACTATGATGCCCTTTTCTCTTCAGTACTTCTTGGTCGTGAATATCTTATTAGGATAAACTGCCCCGTGGATATCTTTGCTTCTACAATCCGAACTGAGGATGGGTTTTTGAAGTTAGCTCACCCTTGCGGGATCGCGATCCTTTGTCCCGGCCATTATAGCACGTGTgttgctggtgcacgaaattgtgatctcaatggcgccaacaacttggtacgcacattataatatcactctttttcacaacttcgcacaactaaccagcaagtgcactgggtcgtccaagtaataaaccttacgtgagtaagggtcgatcccacagagattgtcggcttgaagcaagctatggtcaccttgtaaatctcagtcaggcggattcaaatggttatggagttttaataattaaaagataaataaacagaaaataaagatagagatacttatgtaaatcattggtaggaatttcagaaaagtgtatggagatgctttattctTCTTGAAtatctgcttttctactgccttcatccaattcttcatactcctttctatggcaagctgtatgtagggcatcaccgttgtcaatggctacttcccatcctctcagtgaaaaaggtcctctacagtttcccgcatggctaatcagctgttggttctcgatcgtgtaggaataggatttactatcattgtgcgtctgtcactacgccctacagtcgtgagtttgaagctcgtcacagtcatcccatcccagatcctactcggaataccacagacaagatttagacttttcggatctcaagaatgctgccaattgattctagcttataccacaaagactctgatctcacggaatagaaggctctgttgtcaggagaggcaaccatgcgtcgtggaccaggaatccaagtgatacacactctagcttttgcaggtagaacggaaatgtttgtcagtcacgcactcataagtgagaatggtgatgagtgtcacggatcatcatattcatctggttgaagtgcgaatgaatatcttagaaagagaataagcatgaattgaatagaaaatagtagtaattgcattaatactcgaggaacagcagagctccacacccttaatctatggtgtgtagaaactccaccattgaaaatacataagtgataaaggaccaagcatggccatgaggctagcccctaaaacgtgatcaagatatcaaaagatgatcaaaagatgtctaatacaatagtaaaaagttctatttatactaaactagttactaaggTTACAGAAacaagtaaatgatgcagaaatccacttccgggtccacttggtgtgtgcttgggctgagcattgaagctttcatgtgtagaggtcttccttggagttaaacgccagtttgtaacttgtttctggcgtttgactctgctttgcaacttgtttttggcgtttaacgctagaatagggcagaaagctggtgttaaacgccagtttgcattatctaaactcgaacaaagtatggactattatatatttttggaaagccctggatgtcgactttccaacgcaattaagagcgcgccatttggacttctgtagcttcaaaaattccatttcgagtgcagggaggtcagaatccaacagcatcagcagtcctttgtcagcctctgaattaaatttttgctcaggtccctcaatttcagccagaaaatacctgaaatcacagaaagacacacaaaatcatagtaaagtgcagaaatgtgaattttgcttaaaaactaataaaaatatactaaaaactaactaaattatactaaaaactatgtaaaaacaatgccaaaaagcgtataaattatccgctcattagtTGCCCAGGGCATAAGGGGCATGATAATTTGACGCCATCCTCACCTTCCTTTGGCTTATCACTAGCAGTATGCTCAGAGTTCCAAACCTCATGTTGGCAACTAAGCACGAGGATTGCGCTTGTTGCAGGACTTAACTCAACACCATATGGCACGAGTTGACAGTATCACGGCCATCCAATAGGAAGGGTTTCAATTTTTTCAGAACGATTTGAAGATTTCATTTGTATAATACTAATCGATAGGGCCTCATTGGTAAGTATTACAAGATGTCGCGGACCGACCATAGAACCCTGTTCAAAAAGCAGAACGCATCTGAACGAGTCAAACATACACCCTAGTACAGGTTTCTTGGTGCTGAGGACATCCCCAAAGAGTAGGGGATTTTGTGACATTTTATATTGGCTGTCTTGTGTTTCTAATAAGTTGTTTCATAGTTGGCTAGGTGAGTCGTATACATATTGAGTTGGTTTAGATCAATCTTAACCCGATGTTTAAAAATCagttataaattaattaatagaaattttttatataaatattataagtTATAAGAAATCCAATAAGGTAATAAGAAGGTTAGATGAATAATAATCAACTAGGGCAGGAGAGGGAAGAACAGATGCTGTAAATGGTGATGCTGCTAGATGGAGACACACAATCATGAAACCACAGGTGTCCCAGAAATCGGGGGTGGCCGGGTGGGTACCCATGCTTTTCGTAGCATACATCCATGATGTGACCCGTTTGGTCACAGTAGGTATAGATCTTCATCGATGAACCACCATTCCCAGCGCTAACGGTTTGGCCTCCTCTGCCACGACCATAGGAACGACGAGTATCAGTGGCAGTGGCAACGATTTTTGGTTTGTCGAGAATCTCGATGGTTAACTAGAGTTGTCGTTCATGTTGTATAACAAGGGTGAATACCTTCATGACTGGCGACAGGGGATTGAGAAGAAGGATTTGAGAACGGACAACGACAAACCTTTCATCCAGACCCTTCAAGAATCGAATGACAAAGTCTTGGGATCGATGAAGTTAGCTTTCCTGGCCAGAGGCACACAGTGAGGGGACGAGAATGTTCTAACTTTTTGCATAAAATTTTCAGTGATGTATGAAATTCTGTGACAGAGATAACACGTTATTTCAGACAAAAATTTCTTCCTGCAACTCAGCAATTTGTAACAAATCAGACTGTGAAAATAGTCATGAAGTTCTTGCCAAATTGATATGGCAATGTTGAGGTAAATAACACTCTGTGTTTTAGATGGTGACAAAGAGTGAAAAAGTCAAGACAGAACAAGGTTATTGCAACGTTTCCACATTGAAAAAAGAGGGTAATCTGAGGAAGGGGATGAAATGGTTCCAATAAGAAAATTATGGTTGTTCTTGGAGATAACTGTTATGGAGAAAGAACGTGACCAAGAATGATAATTACGGTCAGTAAGGACAAGGCTGATAAGAACTAAGGTGGGATTCTCACTTAGGTGAGTGTAGTATGAGTTGAATGTATCTAGAGAAAGGTTGAAAGAACTATCTTCTATGGGAgaagaaattgaaaaaagagGGCTTGATTattaatgtaacaccctaccaacAGAGCTTTATACCTAGGATGAAAAACAGAGGTGGCGAGGTGCTACGacctcaaaaaataaaatttaatatataatatagtgAAAAGGGATTATAgctaggagcctttgaagaaaaggATAACGCAAAATCGTTAAATTGAAAAGTGCAACACTCCATGCATGGTAATGTGAGCAAGATAGAGCAAGCTAACGAATTTATATACTAAGAGTTCCAAAACACATGTAACAAAACTCAAGACTTGGCTCGCGAAGATAAACCAATCCAAGCACATAGTTAtacatatatagatatataggAAAACCCAAAAGAAAACCCAAAATACAGAGTTACGAAACCTGAGTCTCCAAAATCACTTCTAAGAGGAATTAACATAGCATATATATAATAGGTGGAGATAATAAGTATCTAAGCAAAtacaaataaccaaaataaaCCCAAAAGATAAAGATCTTCGCAACATCAGAAGcttccagcatgcctcagcgaggAACCTCatgtcctgcatctgaaaaccacaaaatccgcatggatgagaaccggaggttctcagcatggtaacaaTGCCCACATATCTAACATATAATATCTtgggaaagccaaaggcaatcctagaactttcaaaagataattaaagcttaaaacataactaaaccatGAAATTAAAATAGGCAACTAGTTAAGGGTCTTCAGAGCTATCCAAGACTTCACTTTCCAACTCCTCcgaacctcccaaccaccaacGGAACCAAATGCAACAACCACAATTATTACAAATAGAGAAATCACAAATAGGATTCAAATATAGCAGTTAATCAAGTAGCATTTAGTTGTGCAATCACTTAGGCAATCCAAATAAGACATATAGATgtatatgatgcatgcctatccTAGTGgatgatgagtctcatctgtcgattataaagccaacccgacaagttcTGGTAGCTAACGATTGGACTGTTCCTCTGTTGCGCATCCCCAATTTGAGTTATTCTCACTCATaaacataatcataatcataatcaaaaTCAAACAACACCCACATTGGTATTTATCCACGGGGGCGAGCTTATCCggaactttcacagtgtccagccacacttacgacatagggtcagcagagtatcgagtctcgaCCTGAAGCACGTGATGGCTAGTCACTGCTTTCATCCAAGAAAAATTGTATCTCAGATAATCATTTCACATTCATTCATACACATTCCATAATCATTCATTATGACCATATCATCAATTATACATCGTATAATCCACTTTTCATACATCACTCATCATAACCTGGGGCAAGTGGGGagaaaccacaacccttgcgtCCACCGGGGAGCCTCTATACTAaccaacctggagcaagtgggggCAAAACCACACCCTTGCGTCCACCCAGGAGGTGCATTCTCATATGTCCAGGAGGAACTAAGGCGGGGATCCTAGCTTCCCACCATCTCGCTAGAAGCAATTTTACAATACCAGGAGGAACAAAGAATGAGATTATCACCTTCCTTCATCTCTCTGGGGTCGCACTTTCGAGAAAGAGAGCTCGAGATAAAACAATCATtcaaattcatatttttattttcagccataaatcaatatttatcatagccatccggctcataacataacccataaccagccaataaacattattaaatatatCCCTTCGGCTCACGGTATACACCGCACTTCCATCATCACCCTCAGCAACTTATACAATCATCATTAATCATAATTCATCATTAACTCTCCCCTTACACCACCCTCAAGCTACCACCATTCCTAGCACCTTCTCATTTCTAGGCATACTATAAGGATTTAAGACTAAAAGGATGAAAATGGAGGCCTAGAAGTTTGAAATTCAATTATAAAAACACAAAAGTCATACTTGCTAAAATCAGGGTCACGGAAGATTACAAGCTTGCCGGGAAGGTGAAACATTTAAAAACAAGGTTTTTATAAGAAAACAAAGTAGTATGCatacgcacaggggtgtgcgtgtgCATGCCCAGAAGGATTTTCAAgatgtgtgcgtatgcacaggagTAAAATTTTCCAATTCTGTTCTCTCGCACAAGGCGTGCAAACGCCCTCAACAGAACACACCTCCCAATGTGTGCTTGCGCACAGCTTGCAAAACTTCGTTGGTTGTGTGTGCGCACAGAGCGTGCTAATGCTCCCAGCAGTAGCCATATCCCcgtgtgtgcgtgcgcacaaggctgtgcatgcgcacacaaaccagaaatcacaaattctGTAGCATTTACAGAATTCAAATTTCAGACACCAACTTTCAatgatcatatctttttctacaGAATTTAGATTTCCACAAAATTTAAACTATTTTAAAGCttgttaaattatttttcatttaatataaaaatgcattaaaattcaaaaacggtagctcaagatatgatccattgaagttcatcaaaaattcatttttacAAAAGTTCACTAAATTCTCAACTTACCAAAATTTCAGCTAAAACCAAACCTAAACCACACTAAGCTCCAATATACTTCATAACATACCTTTGGTACCACAAATCACCCTTTTACACCAATTTCTATTCACATTATACCTTCCTCCACCTCAATTATCAAATATTTCACACTAACACATTTTTCAACCAACACAATCACCCGTCATCATTATATTGCCAATAATCATCATGATCAATCACAATCTCAACCTTCAACACCATATTATCAACATCAACATCACAATTCATcaaaacaaccaaaatcatCAAATCATCATACATCATTATACAACAATTCCAACaactaaatttaattcaatcttatcctatgggtcactagcctaagttttcacattATATTACATTTTAGATACAGAAAACCGAAATCATACCTTGGTCGATTCTCCGCTCAACCCAGAACACCTCCAATTTCACTCTTCCTTAATTTTCAAGACTCCAACACCTCCAAGGTCAGATTTTTAGCACCACCAGCCCACTCCAAGCTTTCCAAGACCTTATCTAAgctctaacatatatatatatatacacacacttCCTAATACACATAACATACACCCATACATACAAACTCAATCACTAATCATAAGATCTTAAGTGTTTCACTTAGGTTAAGGATCTTACCATACCCAAGGATCAAAGAGGCAAGATTAAGCTTCCCcttcaagctaattggatcctataatatcaaagagcccaaaatctcaacactttaatccaataatttcaaaatcaaagctGAGAAAACTGGAAGAGATTCGTGGCTTACCTCCTGAATAAAGTTGTGAGCTTTGTAAAGTTCGGCGACGCAATCGCGTGACCGCAAACtgtgcggcaatcggagctctagatcaaaagttatcaAGGATTGAAGATTGAGTGAGGGTTTGGGAATTTTGGAAGGTGTTCTTCCTTCTCGGCTGCCCTTGGAGCGTGTTCAGCATGcaagaagggagagagaagatCTGAACTCACTTTATTAAGTGAGTGGGTGAGGCCTACGGGCTCGGTTTGGATCCAGTTCGACCTATTTAGCCTGTTCAGCTTAATCTTGAgctaaattctttaaaattagtgtcaaatttctcgttttaattttttttctattaaattaaaccataaaaatcatatttttattttctagaataaattttaatttatgagttaattatttattaaataactGGATTTTACAATTAAGATCAGAGATTTTTTCCATTGTTAGATATTAACAAAGCTCAAAAAACTCTGATACCATAACAAACTTTTGACAGTAAggcaaaagaagaagagagagaataatATGTATATTTTTCTACTAATAGTAGAtacaattttagtatatatacaAAATGGAAAAAATAGACAACTCAACAAATCTGTTCaaaactataaaatttataaagaaTCTTATAATAGAACTATATTTTTGGGTGATGTCTCACAACTTCTAgaatggaaaaaaaaagagcaatagtataaaaaaaaaatcaaaaggcaaaaataatagaataagaGTATGATAATTTATCTTAAGTCTCTGCATTTTTAGAAGAGTTCAATAATTTGGGCCAAAAGTTAGTTCAATATGTTTTATCCTTGGTGGGTCTTTCCTAGTTATTGGGTTGTGTTAGCCATCcaaaacattttttttacatttctgatatttatcataaaaaatgttatatatatatatatatatatatatatatatatatatatatatatattaaataaatgtaATAACCCGTATCATGTCCGTAATAAAgttgaaattataatttgaaattattaaaattaatttgaattgtaataatttgattaataaaaagtaatatGTTATGCgttgttcatttttttttaatctgatGTTAAGTGTATCAACTCTAATGTAGTTATTAATCATTTTTGTtaatatactttttttaataaaccAGACATATATACTCAATGTCAAATTAAATAACCTAGTAATACTTAAATCCACCAACAAATATTTGTATGTTATTTTATTGTGAAGTAAGAACAtatcaaaatcaactcaaaataaataataataaattattagaaaattCTAATACACAAATTTctctaataaacaataaataatttaaaatcactaaaaaaACTCAACACCTCCCTTTGATGTCTGCAAAATATATACTTAAAATAACATTATATCAATATtagtatataaaattatattattagtataattttaaaataatttaccaaaagaataaaataatacagatttttatgataattttaatatcCTCAAGCTATAAATGTGGAATAAGAATATATTATCAATTAGTACCTAGAActtgtcaatttttttaattgacagtaataaattttgatatatttaattaagagatttaaaaattacttttttattataagCTCTCAAAAACTTCTCTATATACCATATTCATCGTATAGTTATCTTCCAAGTGTTTGTGATCTTGCAATAGCACTCGTAGATCATCTTTACTCTTTACTCTTGATAAGGCAATATACAATTGATCATGGGTAAAAACTGGTCTAGGAAGgtatattctaattttttatagaGTTTGTCATTGAGGCTTATTTATTGTCATTACAAATGACATAATAATTGAAAATTGTCTTCTTTAAAATCTGACCAGTAATGTTTCGTTATTTGGAATAAGATTCAGTTTTGGGAGAAGAACAATACTTCCAATTTTATTACCGGTTAAAGCATTGCTTCTATCACATGATTTTCCATTCTTCTGACTTGCATTCTCATTTCATTGCACAAACCATTAGTTTGGTCTATATTCTACAGCAACATAATAGAGCACCCTCCTTCATGATCAATTTGTGTGGTGGTAGACCTGAATAATTTATTCCATTTAGAATCTCTGGTGAGAAGGCATCTAACTCAAATTTCATATTTTCCTCCTCAGCACACAAAGAGTCAGAACTTAAGTAAACTCTTTCTTCCAGTTAACCCTGTAATCGTCTTGTTGTTGACATCAGTGATATAATCCAGAGTTATTGCAATAATTGCTCTATccttgaattaatttttaacgGATAAATTGGATAACATATCTAGTTACATAAAATCAATGAGGTCATCTAAAACTTTCTTAGAGTTCTTAACCAAAATATCAGGTGGTATTTGAATGATGGATTCACTATCTGTTGTATCACCAATCAAATCATCACCAATTTTGAGTAACCACTCTAAAatttttgagttcttgtatGTTATTGTTTTCACCTAGTAACAATCTCATGTTTTCTGTAAACTTTAGAATCTTACAGCTATGCCATAAATATGAAGAACTAATAGAAGACTAAATTATATTCTGCCTTGAGCTTTTAGGAATCACGGATAAAATTTgtctaagttttttttttttaggacAACAACTTTACCTCCAAATGACAAATGAGCATTATACAAATTTGAGCACCTCAAAATGTCTCTAAGGCATTTGTCTAAAGTTTCGTAACAATACTTACTTATCATTAGAGCTTCATCCTATATGAATAATTTAGCCTTAGTTATTAACCTTGTAAGATGAGTTTCCTACTTAATGTTGCAAAAAAAATCTTCATTTATGGTCAAAAGAACCTTGAATGTACAGTTCTTCCATTAGGCAATAGAAGAGCATCAATTCCACTCGAAGCAACATTTAAAATTATACCTCATTTAGATCTAATTGAGTATGATAAAATTGACcataagtattttttttcataaccaCCTATTTTAACCATATAAGAAGAAAAGTCCACTCATATTATCTCTAATagcatatattattttttgtttaaaaaacaCTTCATTGGTAAACATATCCTTTAAAAATTAGTGTTGTGATTAATATAGatatcaaaattattaaaatattaaaaaaatacaagatAGCCGATACAAATACAAGTGTTCAATGTATAATTTGATTATGATTTCTTAGGTGCAGTAGCTATGATTTATAACATTAAATCAATA
This window contains:
- the LOC130974753 gene encoding uncharacterized protein LOC130974753 → MREGGEESIAAATIADPPTSHRRNHDQRKTSPPSLHVSFCRHRGVRRREGEPELPIYPAVECVATVHACSCHGRSTQLPSLFAFCIYFFVEVEVRGGRRGDGEGEGTRGGVGWGREDGEGEEEGERVEGNGSGVGGGVSGGVGGVGGGCGSSVGVGGGGGGERCPKQKCHKLDWVIGVVRVELMKDEDGG